From one Danio rerio strain Tuebingen ecotype United States chromosome 19, GRCz12tu, whole genome shotgun sequence genomic stretch:
- the nelfe gene encoding negative elongation factor E (The RefSeq protein has 1 substitution compared to this genomic sequence) has product MAIFPSSLTEDEEALQKKYAKLKKKKKALMALKKQSSTNQTSQTGLKRTLSDQPVVDTATATEQAKMLVKSGAISAIKSENKNSGFKRSRMLEGKLKDPEKGPAPAFLPFQRSVSTDEEPPDSAKRIHRKSLYESFVPGDRSRDEEAGMPSRDSERDREREMDWERDRERDRDRERDRERGRERERDRERERDRSRDGERDRERDRDRDRERDRERDGPYRRSDSYPERRGVRKGNTVYVYGTGLVEDSLRTAFAQHGNIIDLSMDSPRNCAFVTFEKIESADQAVAELNGTTVGDVNIKVSIARKQPMLDAATGKSVWASLAVQNSAKGSYRDKRSQVVYSEDFL; this is encoded by the exons ATGGCAATATTTCCCAGTTCATTAACAGAAGACGAAGAAGCGCTGCAAAAGAAGTATGCTAAACTGAAGAAAAAG AAGAAGGCCCTAATGGCTTTGAAGAAACAGAGCTCCACCAATCAGACGAGTCAGACTGGACTGAAACGCA CTTTGTCAGATCAGCCGGTGGTGGACACAGCGACAGCCACAGAGCAGGCCAAAATGCTAATCAAATCTGGGGCAATCAGTGCCATCAAATCAGAAAACAAGAACTCGGGGTTCAAGCGCTCCAGAATGCTTGAGGGTAAACTGAAA GATCCTGAGAAAGGTCCTGCCCCGGCATTCCTGCCATTTCAGAGGAGCGTGTCCACAGATGAGGAGCCTCCTGAT TCCGCTAAACGAATCCACAGGAAATCCCTTTACGAGAG ttttgttcctggagatcgatcTCGTGATGAAGAGGCAGGAATGCCAAGTCGAGATTCTGAGCGTGACCGGGAAAGGGAGATGGACTGGGAGAGAGATCGAgaaagagacagagacagagaaagGGACCGTGAAAGAGGTCGAGAGAGAGAACGGGACCGGGAACGGGAACGAGACAGGAGCCGGGATGGAGAAAGAGATCGAGAGAGGGACCGGGATCGAGACAGAGAacgagacagagagagagatggaccctaCAGAC GGTCAGACTCGTATCCAGAGCGCAGAGGTGTGCGCAAAGGAAACACAGTGTATGTGTACGGCACCGGTTTAGTGGAGGACAGCTTGCGCACAGCCTTTGCTCAGCACGGCAACATCATTGACCTTTCAATGGACTCTCCACGCAA TTGCGCTTTTGTCACCTTTGAGAAGATCGAATCAGCAGACCAGGCTGTGGCGGAG CTGAATGGCACCACTGTGGGTGACGTCAACATCAAAGTCAGCATTGCCAGGAAGCAGCCCATGCTGGATGCCGCCACAGGGAAATCTGTCTGGGCTTCTCTTG CGGTGCAGAACAGTGCCAAGGGCTCGTACAGAGACAAACGGAGCCAGGTCGTCTACAGTGAAGATTTCCTTTAG
- the nelfe gene encoding negative elongation factor E isoform X1, with product MAIFPSSLTEDEEALQKKYAKLKKKKKALMALKKQSSTNQTSQTGLKRTLSDQPVVDTATATEQAKMLIKSGAISAIKSENKNSGFKRSRMLEGKLKDPEKGPAPAFLPFQRSVSTDEEPPDSAKRIHRKSLYESFVPGDRSRDEEAGMPSRDSERDREREMDWERDRERDRDRERDRERGRERERDRERERDRSRDGERDRERDRDRDRERDRERDGPYRRSDSYPERRGVRKGNTVYVYGTGLVEDSLRTAFAQHGNIIDLSMDSPRNCAFVTFEKIESADQAVAELNGTTVGDVNIKVSIARKQPMLDAATGKSVWASLAVQNSAKGSYRDKRSQVVYSEDFL from the exons ATGGCAATATTTCCCAGTTCATTAACAGAAGACGAAGAAGCGCTGCAAAAGAAGTATGCTAAACTGAAGAAAAAG AAGAAGGCCCTAATGGCTTTGAAGAAACAGAGCTCCACCAATCAGACGAGTCAGACTGGACTGAAACGCA CTTTGTCAGATCAGCCGGTGGTGGACACAGCGACAGCCACAGAGCAGGCCAAAATGCTAATCAAATCTGGGGCAATCAGTGCCATCAAATCAGAAAACAAGAACTCGGGGTTCAAGCGCTCCAGAATGCTTGAGGGTAAACTGAAA GATCCTGAGAAAGGTCCTGCCCCGGCATTCCTGCCATTTCAGAGGAGCGTGTCCACAGATGAGGAGCCTCCTGAT TCCGCTAAACGAATCCACAGGAAATCCCTTTACGAGAG ttttgttcctggagatcgatcTCGTGATGAAGAGGCAGGAATGCCAAGTCGAGATTCTGAGCGTGACCGGGAAAGGGAGATGGACTGGGAGAGAGATCGAgaaagagacagagacagagaaagGGACCGTGAAAGAGGTCGAGAGAGAGAACGGGACCGGGAACGGGAACGAGACAGGAGCCGGGATGGAGAAAGAGATCGAGAGAGGGACCGGGATCGAGACAGAGAacgagacagagagagagatggaccctaCAGAC GGTCAGACTCGTATCCAGAGCGCAGAGGTGTGCGCAAAGGAAACACAGTGTATGTGTACGGCACCGGTTTAGTGGAGGACAGCTTGCGCACAGCCTTTGCTCAGCACGGCAACATCATTGACCTTTCAATGGACTCTCCACGCAA TTGCGCTTTTGTCACCTTTGAGAAGATCGAATCAGCAGACCAGGCTGTGGCGGAG CTGAATGGCACCACTGTGGGTGACGTCAACATCAAAGTCAGCATTGCCAGGAAGCAGCCCATGCTGGATGCCGCCACAGGGAAATCTGTCTGGGCTTCTCTTG CGGTGCAGAACAGTGCCAAGGGCTCGTACAGAGACAAACGGAGCCAGGTCGTCTACAGTGAAGATTTCCTTTAG